From a single Lolium rigidum isolate FL_2022 chromosome 7, APGP_CSIRO_Lrig_0.1, whole genome shotgun sequence genomic region:
- the LOC124678418 gene encoding tRNA dimethylallyltransferase 2-like: MAHLAAPASPPPSPSPMPDAGDSSPPPEREPKKAVVVVMGATGAGKSRLAVDLAAHFAGVEVVSADSMQVYRGLDVLTNKVPLHEQKGVPHHLLSIIDPSVEFTCRDFRHHAVPIIEDILDRGGLPVVVGGTNFYIQALVSPFLFEDMAEDMQGCTLSDRLDDIGLAIDDARSGYEQLKEIDPIAAQRIHPNNHRKIKRYLELYATTGALPSHLFQGEAAEDKWGRPNNSRFDCCFLWVDADLQVLDNYVDGRVDCMINDGLLDEVCNIYNPNAAYTQGLRQAIGVREFDEFFRLCGAKKEPDEIKTGSSTNMVDLHDDKMKSLLNEAVSQLKANTRRLVRRQRRRLHRLNKDFGWNLHRIDATEAFQCTTGHSWDIKVVQPSADIVRRFLSKDTALACKNSSDDIGGTRVASRELWTQYVCEACNNRVLRGAHEWEQHKQGRGHRKRTQRSKQKCKISAASEVEV; encoded by the exons ATGGCCCACCTCGCCGCacccgcctccccgccgccgtcTCCAAGCCCTATGCCCgacgccggcgactcctcgccgccgcccgaaAGGGAGCCAAAGAAGGCGGTGGTCGTGGTCATGGGCGCGACGGGCGCCGGCAAGTCCCGGCTGGCCGTCGACCTCGCGGCCCACttcgccggcgtcgaggtcgtcAGCGCCGACTCCATGCAGGTCTACCGCGGCCTCGACGTCCTCACCAACAAGGTCCCCCTCCATGAGCAAAAAG GCGTTCCTCACCATCTCCTCAGCATCATCGATCCTTCCGTGGAGTTCACCTGCCGCGATTTCCGCCATCATGCTGTGCCG ATTATAGAAGATATATTGGATCGTGGTGGCTTACCTGTTGTTGTTGGTGGCACGAACTTCTACATACAG GCTCTTGTTAGCCCATTCCTGTTTGAGGATATGGCAGAAGATATGCAGGGTTGCACTTTGAGTGACCGCCTTGATGATATAG GCCTTGCCATTGATGATGCTAGAAGTGGGTATGAACAGTTGAAGGAGATTGATCCTATTGCAGCGCAAAGGATCCACCCAAACAACCATCGAAAA ATAAAACGTTACCTTGAGTTATATGCAACCACAGGTGCACTACCAAGTCATCTTTTCCAAGGAGAAGCTGCAGAG GACAAATGGGGCCGGCCTAATAACTCCAGATTTGACTGTTGTTTCCTGTGGGTAGATGCTGATCTTCAAGTTCTGGATAATTATGTCGATGGAAGGGTCGATTGCATGATCAATGATGGCCTGCTTGATGAAGTGTGCAATATATATAATCCCAACGCCGCTTATACCCAGGGTCTGCGCCAGGCCATTGGGGTTCGTGAATTTGATGAGTTCTTCAGATTGTGTGGAGCAAAGAAAGAACCTGATGAGATAAAAACTGGTTCTTCTACAAATATGGTTGATCTCCATGATGATAAGATGAAGAGCTTGTTGAATGAAGCAGTCTCCCAGTTAAAAGCCAACACACGACGACTTGTCCGACGTCAA AGAAGGAGGCTACACAGGCTGAATAAGGACTTCGGGTGGAATTTGCATCGCATTGATGCAACAGAAGCATTCCAAT GTACCACTGGCCACTCATGGGACATCAAGGTTGTACAACCATCCGCAGATATTGTCAGAAGGTTCTTGTCTAAGGATACGGCTTTGGCATGTAAAAATTCTTCAGATGATATTGGAGGAACTAGGGTGGCTTCAAGAGAGTTGTGGACTCAATATGTTTGTGAG GCCTGCAACAACCGAGTCCTTCGAGGGGCACATGAGTGGGAACAACACAAGCAAGGCCGAGGTCACCGCAAAAGAACACAACGATCGAAGCAGAAGTGTAAGATTAGTGCAGCATCTGAAGTAGAAGTATAA
- the LOC124672352 gene encoding uncharacterized protein LOC124672352: protein MESDLLIRQEKVEDKGDYDVSERMMDILFWDVIDPNEAVLEPNEVLLKRPAVEAPKLKIGMISFKLMDYWRAPDSDICYVCGQDDHPEQFCPYNYIYGLYDLDTCKGDCLPGQHMMTSMDCGIFLRRVIRVNNMPPSFCTLNLLELFKPYGPLLMCDVPMVNPGVCRVYGVVIFKERGDGEKAIDKLNGYLVGNNKLRVDWAYPLVPSGSKIFPFISMNPACRLREKHQIVPTTETMTKRIFKKQPLLRGDGKQRAASFLFPKTRRFSVYCKTRRRNSMEEQKGLFY, encoded by the exons ATGGAGTCAGATCTGCTCATTAGGCAGGAGAAAGTGGAGGACAAAGGAGACTATGATGTTAGCGAGAGGATGATGGACATTCTTTTCTGGGATGTCATCGACCCAAATGAAGCTGTCTTGGAACCCAATGAAGTTCTGCTGAAGCGGCCTGCAGTGGAAG CACCAAAGTTGAAAATTGGCATGATTTCATTTAAGCTTATGGACTATTGGAGGGCTCCAGATTCAGACATCTGCTACGTATGTGGACAGGACGATCATCCTGAGCAGTTTTGCCCTTACAACTACATTTATGGGTTGTATGATCTAGATACTTGCAAAGGAGACTGTCTCCCTGGACAACACATGATGACTTCCATGGATTGTGGAATTTTTTTGCGGCGTGTCATACGTGTGAATAACATGCCACCGAGCTTCTGTACATTGAACCTTTTGGAGCTCTTCAAACCGTACGGACCGCTACTGATGTGCGACGTCCCAATGGTGAATCCTGGAGTGTGCAGGGTATATGGCGTTGTGATCTTCAAGGAACGTGGGGATGGAGAGAAGGCAATTGACAAGCTCAACGGCTATCTTGTAGGCAACAATAAACTGCGAGTTGACTGGGCTTATCCTCTTGTGCCTAGTGGAAGCAAGATTTTTCCATTCATTAGTATGAACCCCGCCTGTAGACTGAGGGAGAAACACCAGATTGTGCCTACCACCGAGACGATGACAAAGAGGATTTTCAAAAAGCAGCCTCTGCTCCGAG GGGACGGAAAACAGCGAGCTGCTAGTTTTCTCTTTCCCAAGACTCGGAGATTCTCCGTCTACTGTAAGACTCGGCGAAGAAATAGTATGGAAGAGCAGAAGGGTCTTTTTTATTAG